The Buchnera aphidicola (Tetraneura ulmi) genomic sequence ATTTTTATTTTTTTTTGAAAAAAGAGTTATCTTTTATAGAACAATTCGTATTTAATTTATTTAATCTATCGATATATGCCATTCCTCCTGCTGAAATTACAAATGTTAAATGAATAATTACATACCAAATTATTTTATTATTCAAAACCTTCTCGGTTTCCATAAAAACTCTTAATAAATGTACTGAGGAGATTGCAACAATTGCAGAAGAAACTTTACTTTTTATTGAATTCACATCCATAGTACCCATCCAATCTAGTTTAGTTCCTTTAATATTCATTTTACTAATAAAATTCTCATAACCAGAAAAAACAACCATTATTAATAAACCGCCTACTAAAACAATGTCAATTAAAGATAATATTACTAATATTAAACCTGATTCTGAAATAAAAAAAATCTCAGGTAAAACAAAAAAAATCAACTGAAAAAATTTTAAAGTTAATAAAATTAAACAAAAAGACAATCCTAAATATATTGGAAATATTAACCAACGTGAAATATAAATCATTTTCTCAATTGTCTTTTTCATACAATATTTATCCTATTTTTAATATATAAAAAAATATTTTTTTATCAATTCTTCATTGCATTTTTAAAGCATTCGTGTTAATAAAAAATACAAAAAAAATTTATTTAAATCAAAAAACATGAAAAAAATAAAAAAAAAATACGTAAGCAATTATATGCCAAAATTCAAAATTCCAAAAAAAAATAAAAATAGACCAAACTTCATTCAAAATTCAATGAAATTAGCAAATGAAATTGATGTAGCTCGAGTTGAATTACATTATGTAATCCAACCAAAAAACCCTCAAACAGGTGAAATAATAAAAAGATACAGAAGACTAAATGAACATAGAGCATGTGCATTCAGAGCAATGGTACAAGCCAT encodes the following:
- a CDS encoding TIGR00645 family protein translates to MKKTIEKMIYISRWLIFPIYLGLSFCLILLTLKFFQLIFFVLPEIFFISESGLILVILSLIDIVLVGGLLIMVVFSGYENFISKMNIKGTKLDWMGTMDVNSIKSKVSSAIVAISSVHLLRVFMETEKVLNNKIIWYVIIHLTFVISAGGMAYIDRLNKLNTNCSIKDNSFFKKK